The nucleotide window TAAAAAGATCTGATGTTGATGCAAGAAAGCTTAAATTGCACTTAAATAAACGATTTTCAAccgaaaaatttttttagaccccaaatataaaaaaaaatctaaactaACTTCAAATTGACGCCATAATTTAGATAATACGCTTCTTGATCAGCAGataataaaattagtaaaaagttTCAAGTTGCGCCTATCAAAATAAACTggtatatacataaacatatgtacatacatacatatatacaatttgatTTCAACACACAGTGAGTTAAAGTCCTCACGAAAACTATATGCGCCGATATGGCTGATTGCGGTCTCTATGTCTTTGCGGCGCACGATTATCCAGTTGATAACGCCTTCGAAATGTGTTATCCTCATAACGGTGATTATCCTGCGCATAATCAACATATTGATTATAGTGTGAACGCATTGTGTCATAATTGTGGTGATTGGGTAGGGGATAGCTTGTGCCACCTATAATTGATAAGTTAAAGCATATGTTGGCGGATTTTTCGAATTTTACACGTGCCACAGGCACACACCCTACTGTTGTTGACTCAATTACCTTGCGAGAAATGTCTATTGGTATTTACATAACGGCTGCTATAGTTGCGCTCATTTCGCTGTGAGTTCGGAAAACTGTTATCCAAAAATTGACGCGCCGGCTGTGCCGCTGCAGCGTTAGCAGCGCTGGTTAAGCGTTGGCGATGCGCATACGCTTCCTGTCGCACACGTTCGAAACGATCGCGCCTATCGAACTCTTTCGGCGATTGCGATGGCGGTAGTGGAGGTGGAGGTGCCTTTGATGCGCGCCAGGATATCGGTTCCTTGCTCGGCGCCTCATTCAAGGGATTCTCAACTCGTCTGCTGACGTCCTTCGATGCGCGCCATGATATCGGTTCTCTGCTGGGCGCCTCATTCAACGGTTGCTCAACTCGTTTACTGACGTCCACATTATTTAAGGGGCTGTTGGCATCTTTGGGCGCTTTCGTTAAATCATAAAGCGAGTCTAAATAGTTTTTCCGCTCGATTTTGTGGCCACGCGAAAGGTTGAATTCTAACGGAAGAAAGGGAAAgtcaaaatgtaataaaaaaaaaaaaaaattcgaatgaaCAGAATTTAGACTTGGCATTATTGCTCAATTTTCGAATGGTAATTTaaccaacaaaaaattgttGGTAGAAAGTAAAACGAAATGTCAAAAGAACCCATCATTTTTGGAATCTGATTTTAATATGGAGAAATTAATAGTTGATACAATAGTGTGAAAAAAACAATAGTAGTGTGCCAAGAGCTTTTCGAAACTGACTCgtaacacaaaaatatatcgTTTTATGAACGAGATCGTTATTTTAAGGAAGATAAAATAAGTAttgggtctacaactttgcttccgccgttttccaatagatgtctctagggtcaagcactggtcgattaaatcgattaaatcgttttatatcgatcttggacatttgtgtcaacattaaaccaacaaaatatttttttagagatctgtttgcatcccaaacttattctcaactgaaaatgtcacttctCGAGTCGAATTCTCggcatttgcgggaaattttgcttttcttttttaattccaagaaaagtacggctgaggctcatcgacatttgtaaccgtttttatacaaaaaaaaatggcggaagcaaagttgtagacctaataaataatttaaaaaaatcttactaCTTACTGTCTATGGCATCTTCGGGTTTCACATCTAACTCAGATATCATGTAATTGCATATGAGGTAGCCAGTACGGTTGACTCCATGAGTACAATGAACACCAATTAGTTTAtctggaaaaataaaataaaataaattatttataatattaaataaacagaaaaataatataaatataaaatagtagacagtaactatttgtgcaaaataataatttcattagataataataatttacattataataataaaaacaaaatatatataaataaaacaaattataataactAAAGAAATAGGACTATAGCACTATTCACATATTTTAccgaaagtttattaaaaaaaaaattataaaaaatcatatcttatctataatacatatttcatttaattctgCAGTCTTTGCTTGCAGCCGCTTCCATACTTCTAGAGTGATATTAGTGAGAAATTCTCGAGTCATAAGCGAATATGTTGATGGAAATGCCACAAAGCAGATATTATTTGCAGTAAAGATGCCATTGTCGGCTAACAAAGCCCACAAAGGCCACAAAGAATGCACCAAAATGTAAAAGTGCATAAAAGAAATCGaccacaaaattttaatttacaaaaaccaACCGCAAAAATATGTCAACACCCACACACGGCGACGCAAAAATGAAGCGCTGGCCGGCATATGCACGCGTATTGTTGCAGGCAAAGCCACTGACGGCTACACTGAACGCAGAAGAGTCTAAGTACACAGTACGCAGTAtacaaatacagaaaaaaaatacaaaaatgcgcATGTGTTGAAAGCTGGAGACGTGAAAGatgcaaccaacaacaataactacaacagtaacaacataGTGTTTAACATGggcaataaatttcgaaaaacatGTCAGCGCAACAGCAGCACAAAAAGAAGCGAGTGCTATGCGCATGCGCATTTTACATGAGATTCGTCATGTTTGCATTGGCTTGCTTGAACTATTGCACAGCGGCTAAATGGAGGTAAGCTCCAGCCAGCCACTCATTGCACTGCAGCTGCCGCCTCCGCTACTGCTGTTGTTGGCGCAGTTGTCTCTTCTTCAGACGCCATGGTCTTTGCCAATGCCTTGATAGTACTGTTCTTGTTGACGACGTCGACCACCGCAAATActgatttgttgttatttgtgctTTACTTGTTCATAACGTTATGTTTGCAATATCAATTTGTGAGTGCATTGTTTACCTAGATTTGTATTATGTCTGCCACTAATTTTATTGGCCGCTGCGTAAATTGTTCCTTTGCAAAAACAAGAGAAAAAAATGACTTTAAAGGATGGAATTTGTTACTCAAGCCGACAAACGCTAATTTGAGCTTTTAATGGACACACTattgtagaaaaaaatcaagatgcactactaaaaataaatattcctgGAACTCGAAAATTCAACACGCACTAACTTTTATTATCACTATAAACGTGACAATTGTTAAGAGCTGTTGGAAAAAAAGATTTTGCCAACGACTTATGGCTTATTTGAGAAAGTAATTGTTGGAATTTTAGAGCACGTCTCAAAAGTCTAGGTTAATTGTTGGTGTTAAACTTGTGGGACGTTTGCACGAAATGGTAACATGTCGACAAACTACCATTTAGAAAGGAGTTACATTAAAGTGGGTGCACTTGCGAGAGAGACTCATAATTGGCTTGAAGCAAGAGTGGTGAATACCGAAGGCATGACTTAGTTTTAATGCCGGTGAATAGTTGATGCACGTGTTGATTATTAAAGAGGAATGCGCTTGATTTTACACAAAATATCAGATAAGAAAAGCAAATGTTAGAGTACGCTatagcatatgtacatatctctaTCGAAGTAAACAAAATGAAGTCAATTCTAgataatattcgaaaatatacatacttaagactatttttttttttaatatttataaattaaaatattctacaaaatacttaaaacttttctacaaacataataaaaaataaattgaaagtaaGGAAAAAATTCAGTTTGCTAATAAGTTTTGATTTACATACCGTTATCcgagtttttgtttaaaaaattaactacaatttttttgaaTCTGCAAATAgatgaaaaaaatcattttgaaaaatttaataaaaattataaatatttttctatatatgtagatttaGGCGATACTTACTCATCAACCAAATTAGGCGGCGGGGTGTGATGCCCAGGTATCATTAATTTCTTGTACTCCAAGCCTCTTTTTACAAAACTCTAGGAGAACggaaaacaaatacatatatagaatacgcttattagaaaaaaaaaactataaggaATACCTACATCTGGCGTATAGTAACGGGAAGTATTCGTCAGATCTATGATCATACCTAAATTTGGTACTGAGTTCAGTAAAATTGAATCATCTAGGCGCAGCTGCTTTTCCACATTTTGATTAACGGCCTATggaaaatgaaaagtaaagatacatatattttgaatattgaaaTCGAAAATGATAAATTTGATTATCTACTTCagatttttaatacatacatacataaaaataacatttatttataggtTTCATTACAGCCTGTGTTAACTGTTAAAATATTCGCAATTCATTATGCAAagacaaaattgaaaaataccaaCCAATAGCCCCGCAAGTCATTTAGCAAAGAGACCACCCTAAATGTCCGGCAAAATAAATTGCttaattaacgaaaaataataaaaggcaTGCACTGTGTACAACAAATATGCATACGCATATTCAGTTTCCACTAAACACTTGCGCATGCGTGTATCTTTTCAGCTACGGTGTGACATGTCTTGCCTGGGAGCGAATTTCTGTGTggcataattaatataaatttaactttaagccgCAACAAAGAATGCGTTGTATGCTGCGATCGAAAAACTGTATATGAATTGAGTAAATAGCAATACGCAAGGTATAAAGACACGCAGATAGCAACGTCGTATCT belongs to Zeugodacus cucurbitae isolate PBARC_wt_2022May chromosome 6, idZeuCucr1.2, whole genome shotgun sequence and includes:
- the LOC105217345 gene encoding RNA/RNP complex-1-interacting phosphatase, translated to MAPSIPDRWLNYTPIGQRVKGTRFIAFKVPLRQAVNQNVEKQLRLDDSILLNSVPNLGMIIDLTNTSRYYTPDSFVKRGLEYKKLMIPGHHTPPPNLVDEFKKIVVNFLNKNSDNDKLIGVHCTHGVNRTGYLICNYMISELDVKPEDAIDKFNLSRGHKIERKNYLDSLYDLTKAPKDANSPLNNVDVSKRVEQPLNEAPSREPISWRASKDVSRRVENPLNEAPSKEPISWRASKAPPPPLPPSQSPKEFDRRDRFERVRQEAYAHRQRLTSAANAAAAQPARQFLDNSFPNSQRNERNYSSRYVNTNRHFSQGGTSYPLPNHHNYDTMRSHYNQYVDYAQDNHRYEDNTFRRRYQLDNRAPQRHRDRNQPYRRI